GTTCTGTGAAAAGTGTAGAAATTCTAACCGAAGCATTAATGGGTTGCTTACTCAATTTGGAAGCAGGCTTCATTTTCATCGTATAAAGCACTAATTCATAAACAAGTGTTCTGAGCAAGTCATATTTATGAATAAAGTCACACTCGATTTCTTCAAACATTCGTCTAAAAATGTCTTCTAGTTGGACAAATTGCTCCTCATCTAATTGGTAGATATTATTGCCGGGCTGAAAAACTGAATAATTAGTTATATTTCCGTATTGATGAAAAAATGCCTGATCAAAGAGGCAAACGAAACCATCTGAAAAGTTTTCTCTTTGTGACCATCCATAAGGTATTTGCGGATTAGAAAAGATAATTGAATAGTTTTCTATTTCAATCTCTCTATCCCCATAGAGAAAAATACCACTGCCACTGCCTTTAATAATTGTTATTTTGTAGTAATCTTTTTTGCTATATGGCAATTGTGGAGGGTTCCCGTTCTTACCAGGATTAAAATTAAAAACATTGAATAACCCAAATTCATTTTTAAGATCGTCAGGTAGCCAGGGAGCCCCTTGCTTATAATAACTCTCTCTTTCTTGTATAGATTGCATCGTTCAATTCTTTACGTCTATTTTTCTATTTTAGTAATACCCTCCAAAAAGATTCGTCCGCACCGAAAATTTCTTTGATGTGCGGCGCGATCGCAAAGTTTTGGCAGTCAATCCATTCGCTGTATTTTTCGATAAATCGGAGATGCTTTTTTTTTATCGAAAATAACGAAATCAACGCCGTAGCGAATAAGCTGACACGCCAGCGCAAAGCCGGTCGGAGCGGGTCCGACGATGATGACATCCGTTTCCATTTTTTCGTTCATAGATTAGATTAATTCACGCTTTAAAGCTATGTCCCGACTTGCAAAACGATTTTGCCGCGTGTGCGCCCGCTTTGGGAAAGTTGATGCGCCTTTTTTACTTCCGTGAGCGGCAGAACCGTTTCGATGTGTATTTTTAATTTGCCTTCTTCAATCAGCCGATTGATTTCGGTTAATTGCCCCGCGTTCGGCTTACAAAAGACAAACGCGGCTTCTGTGCCGAATTCTTTTGCTTTTTCTTCAGACGGAGTCTGCGCCGATGTTACCAGAAAGCCGCCCTTTTTCAGAGTTTGAAAGGCTCGCTCCAATGTATCGCCGCCGACCGTATCGAAAACTACATCCACGTCTTTGACGACTTCTTCAAACGGTTGCCGCGTGTAATCGACGAATTCATCTGCGCCCAAATCGCGGACGAACTGTTCGTTTCTGCCCGAAGCCGTGCCGATAACGATCGCGCCTTTGGCTTTGGCAAGCTGAACAGCCATCGAGCCGACTCCGCCCGACGCGCCGGTTATCAAGATTCTTTGCCCGCTGCTCAGATTCGCCAAATCGAACATCGCTTGCCACGCAGTCAACGCGCCAATTGGAATCGCCGCCGCCTCTTCAAAATTGAGGCTTTCCGGTTTGGGTGCGATCGCGTCCGCTTTTGCAACCGCGTATTCGGCGTAACCACCGGAGAAGCCGCCGGACGCAGTCAACCCATAAACCGCATCGCCTTTCTTAAAACTTTCAACCGCCTCGCCTACTTCTTCGACAATTCCGGCGATGTCGCCGCCCAGAATCAGC
This portion of the Brasilonema sennae CENA114 genome encodes:
- a CDS encoding NADP-dependent oxidoreductase; translation: MKAIVINAYGNEDVLNYVDVERPEPKANEVLVKVRAAAVNPAEWKVRDGMGEAFGLKLPLILGGDIAGIVEEVGEAVESFKKGDAVYGLTASGGFSGGYAEYAVAKADAIAPKPESLNFEEAAAIPIGALTAWQAMFDLANLSSGQRILITGASGGVGSMAVQLAKAKGAIVIGTASGRNEQFVRDLGADEFVDYTRQPFEEVVKDVDVVFDTVGGDTLERAFQTLKKGGFLVTSAQTPSEEKAKEFGTEAAFVFCKPNAGQLTEINRLIEEGKLKIHIETVLPLTEVKKAHQLSQSGRTRGKIVLQVGT
- a CDS encoding helix-turn-helix domain-containing protein; its protein translation is MQSIQERESYYKQGAPWLPDDLKNEFGLFNVFNFNPGKNGNPPQLPYSKKDYYKITIIKGSGSGIFLYGDREIEIENYSIIFSNPQIPYGWSQRENFSDGFVCLFDQAFFHQYGNITNYSVFQPGNNIYQLDEEQFVQLEDIFRRMFEEIECDFIHKYDLLRTLVYELVLYTMKMKPASKLSKQPINASVRISTLFTELLERQFPIDDIHRPLTLRSASDYAKNLNIHVNHLNRALKETSNKTTSQLIIDRILQEAKVLLRQSSWTVSEIAYALGYAEVTHFNNLFKKYVNITPTNYRKADIV
- a CDS encoding FAD-dependent monooxygenase, whose amino-acid sequence is MNEKMETDVIIVGPAPTGFALACQLIRYGVDFVIFDKKKASPIYRKIQRMD